One part of the Arabidopsis thaliana chromosome 1 sequence genome encodes these proteins:
- a CDS encoding uncharacterized protein (unknown protein; Has 35333 Blast hits to 34131 proteins in 2444 species: Archae - 798; Bacteria - 22429; Metazoa - 974; Fungi - 991; Plants - 531; Viruses - 0; Other Eukaryotes - 9610 (source: NCBI BLink).): MGVMKKWASLKKKKLQQEEEQVTAKETQTWQRLRNLFSTSSSSSSSSAKWKRVEIIMLTEIVDGVVYKVMYVVEAFVLVSTLCFFYLCCGCHI; this comes from the coding sequence ATGGGAGTTATGAAGAAGTGGGCGtcgctgaagaagaagaagctgcaaCAAGAGGAGGAACAAGTGACGGCTAAAGAAACACAGACATGGCAGCGATTAAGGAATCTGTTTTCAACgtcgtcttcgtcttcgtcttcgtcgGCGAAGTGGAAGCGAGTTGAGATAATAATGCTGACAGAGATAGTAGACGGAGTAGTTTACAAGGTCATGTATGTAGTTGAAGCTTTCGTTCTCGTTTCCACGCTCTGCTTCTTCTACCTCTGTTGTGGATGCCACATTTGa
- a CDS encoding Polynucleotidyl transferase, ribonuclease H-like superfamily protein (Polynucleotidyl transferase, ribonuclease H-like superfamily protein; FUNCTIONS IN: ribonuclease activity, nucleic acid binding; INVOLVED IN: RNA modification; LOCATED IN: nucleus; EXPRESSED IN: 24 plant structures; EXPRESSED DURING: 14 growth stages; CONTAINS InterPro DOMAIN/s: Ribonuclease CAF1 (InterPro:IPR006941), Polynucleotidyl transferase, ribonuclease H fold (InterPro:IPR012337); BEST Arabidopsis thaliana protein match is: Polynucleotidyl transferase, ribonuclease H-like superfamily protein (TAIR:AT3G44240.1); Has 884 Blast hits to 883 proteins in 223 species: Archae - 0; Bacteria - 0; Metazoa - 252; Fungi - 148; Plants - 363; Viruses - 0; Other Eukaryotes - 121 (source: NCBI BLink).) yields MNEIHQPLARRVWRSNVDEEMARMAECLKRFPLIAFDTEYPGIIFRTYFDSSSDECYRAMKGNVENTKLIQCGFTLFNAKGEIGGVWEINFSNFGDPSDTRNELSIEFLRRHGLDLQKIRDEGVDMFGYGFFPKLMTVFRSQKHVEFVTFQGAYDFAYFLSILNHGKLPETHGEFATEVVKVFGQVYDTKVMAGFCEGLGEHLGLSKLAQLLQITRVGRAHHAGSDSLMTALVFIKLKHVYEDSRFARGLIYGIGKSNLVAAPAPAPVPEPTLPLMCQQNVASYPVFHNGYVQNYEQPQLVSYDPSGAPWAFCNATGTYVQLTHLPASTFAYPSQTPSATVDYLGPVPNYYNNNACYVVE; encoded by the coding sequence atgaacGAGATTCATCAACCGCTGGCGAGGAGAGTATGGAGAAGCAACGTCGATGAAGAGATGGCTCGTATGGCCGAATGTCTCAAGCGATTCCCACTCATCGCTTTCGATACAGAGTACCCTGGCATTATTTTCCGCACTTATTTCGATTCCTCTAGCGACGAATGTTACAGAGCCATGAAAGGTAATGTCGAGAACACCAAGCTGATCCAGTGTGGTTTCACTCTTTTCAACGCCAAGGGAGAGATCGGTGGTGTTTGGGAGATTAACTTCTCCAATTTCGGCGACCCATCAGACACACGCAACGAGCTTTCCATCGAATTCTTGAGGAGGCATGGTTTGGATTTGCAGAAGATTAGAGACGAAGGAGTTGATATGTTCGGCTACGGGTTTTTCCCTAAGCTTATGACTGTGTTTCGTTCTCAGAAACACGTTGAGTTCGTCACTTTCCAAGGAGCTTACGATTTCGCTTACTTCTTGAGTATCCTCAATCATGGCAAGCTACCAGAGACTCACGGCGAGTTTGCAACAGAGGTTGTCAAAGTGTTCGGTCAAGTTTACGACACCAAGGTCATGGCTGGATTCTGTGAAGGACTAGGTGAACACCTCGGGTTAAGCAAACTAGCCCAGCTACTTCAGATCACTCGTGTGGGAAGAGCACATCACGCTGGTTCAGACAGCTTAATGACTGCACTTGTCTTCATCAAGCTTAAACATGTCTATGAAGATTCCAGATTTGCTAGAGGATTGATCTATGGAATTGGGAAAAGCAACCTCGTTGCCGCCCCTGCCCCTGCGCCTGTGCCAGAGCCGACTCTTCCTTTGATGTGCCAGCAGAATGTAGCTTCATATCCTGTGTTCCACAATGGATATGTCCAGAACTATGAGCAGCCTCAGCTTGTCTCCTACGATCCTTCAGGTGCCCCATGGGCGTTCTGTAATGCTACCGGTACGTATGTGCAGCTTACTCATCTACCTGCAAGCACTTTTGCATACCCGTCTCAGACGCCATCTGCTACTGTTGATTATCTTGGACCAGTTCCTAATTATTACAACAATAATGCTTGCTACGTAGTTGAGTAG
- a CDS encoding Nucleotide/sugar transporter family protein (Nucleotide/sugar transporter family protein; CONTAINS InterPro DOMAIN/s: Protein of unknown function DUF6, transmembrane (InterPro:IPR000620), Protein of unknown function DUF250 (InterPro:IPR004853); BEST Arabidopsis thaliana protein match is: Nucleotide-sugar transporter family protein (TAIR:AT5G25400.1); Has 35333 Blast hits to 34131 proteins in 2444 species: Archae - 798; Bacteria - 22429; Metazoa - 974; Fungi - 991; Plants - 531; Viruses - 0; Other Eukaryotes - 9610 (source: NCBI BLink).) yields MEQRVQLRVGTMETISNEGDVDREQVLETFGIENETGKETNGSRSFDVGYSSGDTLETLPKASKVDISPADVLKTLFFILVWYTFSTFLTLYNKTLLGDDLGKFPAPLLMNTIHFSIQAVLSKMITWYWSGRFQPDVTISWRDYFVRVVPTALGTAMDINLSNESLVFISVTFATMCKSAAPIFLLLFAFAFRLESPSLKLFGIISVISAGVLLTVAKETEFEFWGFVFVMLAAVMSGFRWCMTQVLLQKETFGLKNPFIFMSCVAPVMAIATGLLSLLLDPWSEFRDNKYFDSGAHFARTCFLMLFGGALAFCMVLTEYVLVSVTSAVTVTIAGVVKEAVTIVVAVFYFHDEFTWLKGVGLMIIMVGVSLFNWYKYDKLQKGHKTEEEKQLQAPSQTGKYVILDEMDDQENSP; encoded by the exons ATGGAGCAAAGAGTGCAGCTCCGTGTTGGTACAATGGAAACCATATCCAATGAGGGAGATGTAGATAGAGAACAGGTTTTAGAGACTTTTGGTATTGAAAATGAGACCGGGAAGGAGACAAACGGCTCCAGAAGTTTTGATGTTGGTTACAGTTCCGGTGATACCCTTGAAACATTGCCTAAAGCGTCAAAAGTAGATATCTCTCCTGCTGACGTGCTTAAAACACTCTTCTTTATACTTGTATGGTACACTTTCAGCACATTTCTGACTCT GTACAACAAAACTCTCTTAGGAGATGATTTAGGGAAATTTCCTGCTCCCTTATTAATGAATACCATTCACTTTTCTATTCAAGCTGTTTTATCAAAGATGATAACATGGTATTGGTCGGGGAGATTTCAGCCTGATGTTACCATATCATGGAGAGACTATTTCGTTAGAG TTGTACCAACAGCGCTTGGAACTGCTATGGATATAAACCTAAGTAACGAGTCACTTGTCTTCATATCGGTTACATTTGCAACAATG TGCAAATCTGCAGCCCcaatatttcttcttctgtttgctTTTGCCTTCAG GCTGGAGTCTCCAAGCCTGAAACTTTTTGGCATTATTTCAGTGATCTCAGCAGGAGTGTTGTTAACAg TTGCAAAGGAGACAGAATTTGAGTTTTGGGGTTTCGTTTTTGTCATGCTTGCTGCTGTCATGTCTGGTTTCCGCTGGTGTATGACGCAAGTTCTTTTGCAG AAAGAAACATTTG GACTGAAAAATCCATTCATATTCATGAGCTGTGTGGCACCAGTGATGGCTATAGCGACTGgtcttctttctctccttctgGATCCATGGAGTGAATTTAGAGACAACAAATACTTTGATAGTGGAGCACATTTTGCTCGAACTTGTTTTTTGATGCTTTTTGGCGGAGCACTGGCTTTTTGTATG gTTTTGACAGAGTATGTCCTTGTTTCCGTAACTAGTGCTGTAACCGTCACAATAGCGGGAGTTGTCAAAGAGGCTGTCACCATAGTG GTTGCAGTGTTTTACTTCCATGACGAATTTACGTGGCTGAAAGGTGTGGGTCTGATGATCATTATGGTTGGTGTCAGTTTGTTCAACTGGTACAA ATATGATAAACTACAAAAGGGgcacaaaacagaggaagagaagcaGTTACAAGCTCCAAGTCAGACTGGAAAATATGTGATTCTTGATGAGATGGATGATCAAGAAAATAGTCCCtaa
- the ACD32.1 gene encoding alpha-crystallin domain 32.1 (alpha-crystallin domain 32.1 (ACD32.1); INVOLVED IN: response to heat; LOCATED IN: peroxisome; EXPRESSED IN: 23 plant structures; EXPRESSED DURING: 15 growth stages; CONTAINS InterPro DOMAIN/s: Heat shock protein Hsp20 (InterPro:IPR002068), HSP20-like chaperone (InterPro:IPR008978); BEST Arabidopsis thaliana protein match is: heat shock protein 17.6A (TAIR:AT5G12030.1); Has 3590 Blast hits to 3590 proteins in 1004 species: Archae - 36; Bacteria - 2284; Metazoa - 1; Fungi - 156; Plants - 751; Viruses - 0; Other Eukaryotes - 362 (source: NCBI BLink).) gives MEHESITARRRLAAFAAHFPATSYDSASTASLVPLNCSSSLNTVIQRCDNKISFARQASSEQGFFMRPASPDDVLENLGMNLKNTVVRRGDNRLYFARQASSAQGFFMRQASTNERTIPHDAAASTKFSATKTTGFDSSSPAYAAPHFSKPAKEDIFFPSLSPNLQKERPKLDLPKLANLGTVWSPRSNVAESTHSYVVAIELPGASINDIRVEVDNTNLTVTGRRTSICQKVDAGTKASILGYHKQEILQGPFKVSWPLPSNVNKDNVSAEFMDGILRIVIPKL, from the exons ATGGAGCATGAATCTATCACCGCTCGACGCAGGCTCGCTGCCTTCGCCGCTCACTTCCCGGCAACCAGTTACGATTCCGCCTCCACCGCATCTCTCGTCCCCTTG AACTGCAGCAGCAGTTTGAACACTGTCATCCAAAGGTGTGACAACAAAATCTCTTTTGCCCGGCAAGCATCATCTGAACAGGGCTTTTTTATGAGGCCAGCTTCACCCGATGATGTCCTTGAG aACTTAGGTATGAATTTGAAGAACACTGTCGTTAGAAGGGGTGACAACAGGCTGTATTTTGCTCGGCAAGCATCTTCTGCACAAGGTTTTTTTATGAGACAGGCTTCGACTAATGAG AGGACCATACCACATGATGCTGCTGCATCTACCAAGTTTTCTGCTACCAAAACAACTGGCTTCGATTCTTCTTCACCTGCGTACGCTGCACCACACTTTTCTAAGCCTGCAAAAGAGGAcatcttttttccttctttatcaCCAAATCTGCAAAAGGAAAGGCCTAAGCTTGATCTTCCTAAGTTAGCCAATTTAG GTACTGTTTGGTCTCCCAGATCGAATGTTGCTGAATCGACACACAGCTATGTTGTGGCAATAGAGCTACCAGGAGCCAGTATCAATGATATAAGAGTGGAGGTTGACAACACAAA CTTGACTGTGACAGGTAGACGCACATCTATCTGTCAAAAAGTTGATGCAGGCACCAAAGCTTCGATCCTTGGATATCATAAGCAAGAAATACTACAAGGACCATTCAAAGTTTCCTGGCCACTCCCCAGCAATGTGAACAAGGATAATGTTTCCGCTGAATTTAT GGATGGGATTCTGAGAATAGTAATTCCAAAGCTTTGA
- a CDS encoding Ubiquitin carboxyl-terminal hydrolase family protein (Ubiquitin carboxyl-terminal hydrolase family protein; LOCATED IN: mitochondrion; EXPRESSED IN: shoot apex, root; CONTAINS InterPro DOMAIN/s: RNA recognition domain, plant (InterPro:IPR021099); BEST Arabidopsis thaliana protein match is: Ubiquitin carboxyl-terminal hydrolase family protein (TAIR:AT4G33495.1); Has 412 Blast hits to 405 proteins in 17 species: Archae - 0; Bacteria - 0; Metazoa - 0; Fungi - 0; Plants - 411; Viruses - 0; Other Eukaryotes - 1 (source: NCBI BLink).), translating to MRFLLMRSLLVHPCGGSIINVRSTTTSAQYVASRSRDPVFEKLMDKYKNLLKVIAIQDLTLANPTADPPSLSIEFLSRLSQKLHLNRGAASFLRKYPHIFHVLYDPVKAEPFCRLTDVAMEISRQEALAITATLSLVVDRLVRLLSMSISKSIPLRAVFKVWRELGLPDDFEDSVISKNPHLFKLSDGHESNTHILELVQEEEKRLEFEAAVEKWRVVECSKEDCSVDRTEIQFSFKHSYPPGMRLSKTFKAKVKEWQRLPYVGPYEDMVGKKKSRSGVMGIEKRAVAIAHEFLNLTVEKMVEVEKISHFRKCFGIDLNIRDLFLDHPGMFYVSTKGKRHTVFLREAYERGRLIDPNPVYDARRKLLDLVLLGRHAALSESGNTSMSEQE from the coding sequence ATGAGGTTCCTCCTCATGAGATCACTTCTGGTTCACCCATGTGGTGGCTCCATCATCAATGTCCGATCAACGACTACGTCTGCTCAATATGTAGCTTCCAGATCAAGAGACCCTGTTTTCGAGAAGCTCATGGACAAATACAAGAACCTTCTCAAGGTCATTGCCATACAAGACCTTACCCTCGCCAATCCAACAGCTGATCCTCCCTCTCTATCCATTGAGTTTCTCTCCAGGCTCTCCCAGAAGCTCCACCTTAATCGTGGCGCTGCTTCTTTCCTGCGAAAGTATCCTCACATCTTTCATGTCTTGTATGATCCTGTGAAAGCTGAGCCCTTTTGCAGGTTAACTGATGTAGCCATGGAGATTTCTCGCCAAGAGGCTTTGGCTATCACTGCTACTTTGTCTCTTGTTGTTGACCGGTTGGTTAGGCTCTTGTCTATGTCCATATCAAAGTCCATTCCGCTTCGTGCGGTTTTTAAGGTTTGGAGAGAACTTGGGCTCCCAGATGATTTTGAGGACTCTGTGATCTCAAAGAACCCTCATCTTTTTAAGCTTAGTGATGGTCATGAATCCAACACCCATATCTTAGAGCTGGTtcaggaagaagagaaaagactGGAATTTGAGGCCGCGGTTGAGAAATGGAGGGTGGTTGAGTGTTCTAAGGAGGATTGCAGTGTCGATAGAACCGAGATTCAGTTTAGTTTCAAACATAGTTACCCACCAGGAATGAGACTGAGCAAGACATTTAAGGCTAAAGTTAAGGAATGGCAGAGGCTGCCTTACGTAGGGCCATACGAGGACATGGTTggtaagaagaagagtagATCCGGTGTGATGGGAATAGAGAAAAGAGCGGTTGCGATTGCTCACGAGTTCCTGAATCTGACTGTAGAGAAGATGGTGGAGGTAGAAAAGATCAGCCATTTCAGAAAATGTTTTGGGATTGATTTGAACATAAGAGATTTGTTCTTGGATCACCCGGGCATGTTTTATGTGTCAACTAAAGGGAAAAGACACACTGTCTTTCTCAGAGAGGCTTATGAAAGAGGACGTTTGATTGATCCAAATCCTGTTTACGATGCGAGGAGGAA